Proteins encoded by one window of Thalassoroseus pseudoceratinae:
- a CDS encoding GntR family transcriptional regulator, translating into MTIATYIRQDLEARIRAGRDVPEKFTLAAIADQYEVSLTPVREAVDELLDQGLLIKGTNRRLIVNPQQVGKSDGRVLSDRPDAPTNWDDVLMQHVLLQSLQGQPIFLREEAFANQFGIGRTLLRRIFSRLSGAGVLEHVPRRGWRIRPFQEEELASYIEVRELLELKAFDLACSKFEEADLKRMLEGNQPDEDGVARRLDNHFHHYIIKKSGNRYIRDFFAHYGGYFRALFDFAALGGDVIAEMAAQHREILEAALAKRWSTARAALANHIRAQESAVRRILKLLQENPEQLNLLAEVKIPSPPE; encoded by the coding sequence ATGACGATAGCGACCTACATCCGACAAGACCTAGAAGCTCGAATTCGAGCGGGGCGGGACGTGCCCGAGAAGTTCACCTTGGCTGCAATTGCGGACCAATACGAAGTGAGCCTCACGCCCGTCCGCGAGGCCGTGGATGAGCTGCTCGACCAGGGACTTCTGATCAAAGGAACCAACCGCAGATTAATCGTTAATCCACAGCAAGTGGGGAAAAGTGATGGGCGTGTATTGTCAGACCGTCCCGATGCTCCCACCAATTGGGACGACGTGCTGATGCAGCATGTGCTGCTCCAAAGTTTGCAGGGCCAACCGATTTTCCTCCGGGAGGAAGCGTTCGCAAATCAATTTGGCATTGGACGAACATTACTGCGACGCATTTTCAGCCGCCTATCCGGAGCTGGAGTTTTAGAGCACGTTCCTAGACGGGGTTGGCGGATTCGGCCGTTTCAAGAGGAAGAATTGGCGTCCTACATCGAAGTGCGAGAACTTCTAGAGCTGAAGGCGTTCGACTTGGCTTGCTCGAAGTTCGAGGAAGCCGATTTAAAGCGGATGTTGGAAGGAAATCAGCCAGACGAGGACGGTGTCGCTCGTCGTCTCGACAACCACTTCCACCACTACATCATCAAGAAGTCAGGCAACCGATACATTCGAGACTTCTTCGCCCACTATGGCGGATACTTCCGGGCGTTGTTCGATTTCGCGGCGTTGGGTGGTGATGTGATTGCGGAAATGGCCGCTCAACACCGGGAGATTTTGGAAGCCGCCCTCGCCAAACGTTGGTCGACGGCACGAGCAGCGTTGGCGAACCATATTCGCGCTCAAGAGTCCGCCGTACGACGGATTCTCAAGCTGTTGCAGGAGAACCCCGAACAACTGAACCTCTTGGCTGAAGTCAAAATCCCCTCACCGCCCGAGTAG
- a CDS encoding alpha/beta fold hydrolase, which translates to MSSKPFLIFLPGLDGTGRLLFRQTGLHDEYRVACESYPQDRPHTYEELADEAAKRIKNENNGLPAIVVAESFGGAVAFTLVERHPDLVERMVLSNTFAYFSRRWLIKPLAMASHLLPNQPARAETRRVRSWFFFDPKLPKDIRDQTWEQTGDVPLRAMGRRIRMLAKIDLRERLPHISVPTVIVVSPNDRVVPPCCGQLIADRLPNVELIEKPVGHAALLHPDVCVRSILADRSVWDKISQPQDTSATATPD; encoded by the coding sequence ATGAGCTCAAAACCGTTCTTGATCTTCTTGCCAGGTTTGGATGGAACCGGTCGCTTGCTGTTTCGGCAAACAGGTCTTCACGATGAGTATCGTGTGGCGTGTGAAAGTTATCCGCAAGATCGGCCCCATACTTACGAAGAACTTGCCGACGAAGCGGCCAAGCGAATAAAGAACGAAAATAACGGACTTCCCGCGATTGTCGTGGCGGAGTCCTTCGGTGGTGCCGTCGCGTTCACACTTGTGGAACGTCATCCTGATTTGGTGGAGCGCATGGTTCTCTCCAATACGTTTGCTTACTTCTCGCGACGTTGGCTGATTAAGCCGCTCGCGATGGCGAGTCATCTTCTGCCGAATCAACCGGCCCGAGCGGAAACTCGGCGTGTCCGCTCTTGGTTTTTCTTTGACCCCAAATTGCCGAAAGACATTCGCGATCAAACGTGGGAGCAGACGGGCGATGTTCCATTACGTGCCATGGGACGTCGGATTCGAATGCTTGCCAAGATCGATCTTCGGGAACGGTTGCCGCACATTTCGGTCCCGACTGTCATCGTGGTCTCGCCGAACGACCGCGTGGTGCCGCCGTGTTGCGGTCAACTCATCGCAGACCGTCTTCCGAATGTGGAGCTCATCGAAAAACCGGTCGGCCATGCGGCACTGTTACATCCTGACGTCTGCGTTCGATCCATTCTCGCCGACCGCAGCGTCTGGGACAAAATTTCTCAGCCCCAGGACACGTCTGCAACAGCCACGCCGGATTGA
- a CDS encoding C-terminal binding protein — protein sequence MFKVAKFHVILTDRAWPDADVERKILGEIDAELIETDGPQDALKEAANADAIGTCWAPIGKDIVDATQKCRVISRFGIGLDNIDVATATARNILVTNVPDYCVDEVSDHALAMLLTCVRKIAFYDQRIHNGEYRLQAGPPLRRLRGQTLGLVGFGNTARALREKALALGLHVIAFTPSGNDHGSGCEMVALEDLLQRSDYVSLHAPYKSETEHLMNADTFAQMKSSAYLINTSRGGLVDQDALATALEDEKLAGAALDVFTPEPPDLQHPIFHDERVIATPHAAFLSEESLQELRTRAARQIVAVLSGERPENIINPEVWTDKN from the coding sequence ATGTTCAAAGTGGCCAAATTTCATGTCATTCTGACCGATCGCGCATGGCCCGACGCCGACGTCGAGCGGAAAATCCTTGGGGAGATCGACGCCGAACTGATCGAAACCGATGGCCCCCAGGATGCACTCAAGGAAGCTGCCAATGCCGATGCAATCGGAACCTGCTGGGCACCGATCGGTAAAGATATTGTCGATGCCACTCAGAAGTGTCGCGTGATCAGCCGATTCGGGATCGGTTTGGATAACATCGATGTGGCAACCGCGACGGCACGCAACATTCTTGTGACCAATGTGCCCGATTATTGTGTGGATGAGGTGAGTGATCACGCATTAGCGATGTTGCTCACATGCGTTCGGAAAATCGCGTTCTACGATCAACGAATCCACAACGGTGAATACCGATTGCAAGCCGGACCGCCGTTACGTCGACTACGCGGTCAAACATTGGGACTTGTCGGTTTCGGCAACACTGCTCGGGCGTTGCGAGAGAAGGCGTTGGCATTGGGGCTGCACGTGATCGCCTTCACTCCATCGGGAAATGATCACGGTAGCGGATGTGAGATGGTCGCGTTGGAAGACCTGCTTCAGCGTAGCGACTATGTCTCGCTACACGCTCCTTATAAGTCGGAAACCGAACATCTGATGAACGCCGACACGTTCGCTCAGATGAAGTCGTCAGCGTATTTGATCAATACGTCACGTGGAGGCTTGGTCGATCAGGATGCGTTGGCGACAGCACTCGAAGACGAGAAATTGGCGGGGGCGGCGCTCGATGTCTTCACACCAGAGCCTCCCGATTTACAGCATCCGATTTTTCACGATGAACGCGTCATCGCCACACCGCATGCGGCATTTTTGTCGGAGGAGAGTCTTCAAGAACTCCGCACGCGGGCCGCTCGGCAAATTGTTGCCGTGTTGAGCGGCGAGCGTCCGGAGAACATCATCAACCCGGAAGTCTGGACCGACAAGAACTAA
- the larB gene encoding nickel pincer cofactor biosynthesis protein LarB, producing MTDPILLELLESFRVGGLNASELVSRLNPAMLPTTEKTESACVDLDRSRRCGFPEVIYCEGKTVEAVLEITRVLREHDQPVLGTRVTTEQAAAVHEKFPDIVYNSTARTIRSVGETQVDLMGRVPVITAGTTDRPVAEEALETLRWMGVETELLVDVGVAGPQRLLGVLPQLRTADAVIVAAGMEGALPSVVGGHMDCPVVAVPTSVGYGAGAGGYAALLGMLNSCAANVTVVNIDAGFKAGYVAGLIARGQTPTSS from the coding sequence GTGACTGATCCGATTTTGCTGGAGTTGTTGGAGTCCTTTCGCGTCGGTGGGTTAAACGCGAGCGAATTGGTTTCTCGTCTCAATCCGGCGATGCTGCCGACGACGGAAAAGACAGAGAGTGCATGCGTCGATTTGGATCGAAGTCGTCGCTGCGGTTTTCCGGAAGTTATCTACTGCGAGGGGAAAACCGTCGAAGCCGTTCTCGAAATTACGCGGGTGCTGCGAGAACACGATCAACCAGTGTTAGGTACGCGAGTGACTACGGAACAAGCCGCCGCCGTTCACGAGAAGTTTCCCGACATTGTCTACAACAGCACGGCACGCACCATTCGATCTGTCGGGGAGACGCAAGTCGATTTGATGGGGCGCGTGCCGGTCATTACGGCGGGAACGACCGACCGCCCGGTTGCCGAAGAGGCGTTGGAAACTTTGCGATGGATGGGCGTTGAGACGGAGTTACTGGTCGATGTCGGTGTTGCTGGTCCGCAACGATTGCTCGGCGTGCTACCACAGCTTCGGACCGCCGATGCTGTTATCGTGGCGGCAGGGATGGAAGGTGCGTTGCCGTCCGTGGTCGGAGGGCATATGGATTGTCCCGTTGTCGCCGTTCCAACAAGCGTCGGTTATGGAGCTGGTGCCGGTGGATATGCGGCGTTGCTGGGAATGCTCAACAGTTGTGCGGCGAATGTGACGGTCGTCAACATCGATGCCGGATTCAAAGCCGGTTACGTTGCCGGATTGATTGCACGAGGGCAAACACCAACCTCTTCCTGA